One window from the genome of Aricia agestis chromosome 6, ilAriAges1.1, whole genome shotgun sequence encodes:
- the LOC121728134 gene encoding aquaporin AQPAe.a-like, producing MAVEAHVVVTENMIVNEAIRKKRTNKLLFWSGNYWRAILGEVVSTALLMLLGCMTCIPVEGPLQPLYAPIGFGLIVLFNVQTFGHISGAHMNPCVTLAAVIWGKMSVLLGVAYLAAQCVGAFVGYGALVALSPSDFLGRGICVTQPHMSYTPLQALGIEALLTAALIFITCSIWDPVNETHTEAVSLKFGLTVIGLSLAGGPLTGASMNPARSLGPAMWTNTWNVLWLYWMGPLLGATFAVVVYKQIWLKLKVQELRSHEMVLMNDEQIVI from the coding sequence ATGGCGGTGGAAGCTCACGTAGTTGTGACGGAAAACATGATAGTGAATGAAGCGATCAGGAAGAAACGAACTAACAAACTGCTGTTCTGGAGCGGGAATTATTGGCGAGCTATACTCGGTGAAGTGGTTTCGAcggctctactgatgctgctcGGCTGCATGACCTGTATCCCAGTCGAAGGGCCCCTGCAGCCCCTGTACGCACCGATCGGATTTGGCCTAATCGTGCTCTTCAACGTTCAGACCTTCGGCCACATATCTGGAGCTCACATGAACCCCTGCGTCACCCTCGCTGCTGTGATCTGGGGGAAAATGAGCGTGCTTCTTGGAGTAGCGTATTTAGCAGCCCAATGCGTCGGTGCATTCGTTGGATACGGAGCACTGGTGGCGCTATCCCCGAGTGACTTTCTGGGTAGAGGAATATGCGTCACCCAACCCCATATGAGCTACACGCCTCTTCAGGCGCTCGGTATCGAAGCTCTTCTGACCGCTGCCTTAATCTTTATCACTTGTTCCATTTGGGATCCAGTGAATGAAACCCACACTGAAGCTGTCTCTTTGAAGTTTGGGTTGACTGTTATTGGTCTTTCGCTAGCTGGAGGTCCTCTCACTGGCGCGAGTATGAATCCAGCTCGTTCACTAGGGCCAGCAATGTGGACTAATACTTGGAATGTCCTGTGGTTGTACTGGATGGGACCACTGCTTGGCGCCACGTTTGCTGTAGTCGTCTACAAACAAATATGGCTAAAATTAAAGGTCCAAGAGTTAAGAAGTCACGAAATGGTGTTAATGAACGATGAACAGATTGTGATATAG